From a region of the Daphnia pulicaria isolate SC F1-1A chromosome 1, SC_F0-13Bv2, whole genome shotgun sequence genome:
- the LOC124314643 gene encoding death-associated protein kinase 1-like — translation MSKMSLIFNPHNKLGEGSYGFVVKGYWGGTTVAIKRIQLHQCCKQEEDAMKKLDHPNVVKFFHAESDENFRYYCLELCDGTLDQMLSKDNDPETYLKAHPMLIQLRNIYQLANGLEYIHKQGLIHRDLKPENVLIKETLMKWADFGLSKQVNERGTCSMSGIKGTEKWLAPEILKLLEDKGDKITQRGTIQSDVFAEGLVFGYYLSNGLHPFGSRHKIQSNILKNKLINLDKCQPCAYDIIKRMIKEKPEDRINSSDVVELLSEKIVRQLQFLKICSSDTYPGLQDVESLLEKGVDVNFVKCPQGWTPLLMLAEKKKDGDNNLFEIVRHFLKNGVNLSHTLFQSRLNVLHLFCQKYQEDNLIEIIQLLIQHGIDVNCKNNDRSNALLILCRHYQKENLIEIIQLLIQHGIDVNCKTNAGSNAVTLLSEFYQKENLIEIIQLLIQHGIDVNGKDRHGRNALFPLYHGRFYQKENLVEIIHFLIKHGIDVNCQDNHGNDVLTCFFSFLPKNLNEITRLFIEHGYDPKAHSIPNIFTSFELPQARHQDHNLIEIVQLLVEHGCEVHNLKGSSGCNAFQTIFRFYQKGNIIGIIRLLIQRGIDVNWKNNWGHNALYHLFRYYKEENIVEIVQLLIQQGIQVNYKDRNMNNALHYLCTFYQEDNLIDLIRLLIRHGIDVNCKGLFGRRALYILCKHYHKENLVDIVQIFLQHEIEVNSEDDWERNEAFNCLGHHSKRNYIRDFKNCMHSLCQSDQKEHLNEIIRPHIECCCDVTPYTLTLTYIAYKEGKVKRHENLKCNTNYRSIKKNWIQIMTQGYY, via the exons ATGTCGAAAATGTCGCTGATTTTCAATCCCCACAATAAATTAGGGGAGGGAAGTTATGGTTTCGTTGTCAAAGGATACTGGGGTGGAACAACAGTGGCCATCAAGCGAATTCAACTACATCAGTGCtgcaaacaagaagaagatgccaTGAAAAAACTCGATCATCCAAACGTCGTTAAGTTTTTTCACGCCGAGAGTGACGAGAATTTCAG ATATTACTGTCTTGAATTGTGTGATGGCACGTTGGACCAAATGTTATCTAAAGACAACGACCCAGAAACATACTTGAAGGCCCACCCAATGCTCATACAATTGCGTAACATTTACCAATTAGCTAATGGCCTGGAATACATTCACAAACAGGGACTGATCCACCGTGATCTCAAGCCGGAAAACGTTCTAATTAAAGAAACTCTGATGAAATGGGCTGATTTCGGACTGAGTAAACAAGTGAATGAAAGAGGAACTTGTTCTATGAGTGGAATCAAAGGAACAGAGAAATGGTTAGCCCCAGAGATATTGAAACTACTCGAAGACAAGGGAGATAAAATAACGCAAAGGGGAACAATCCAAAGCGATGTGTTTGCAGAAGGCCTTGTCTTTGGATATTATCTTTCAAATGGTCTTCATCCGTTCGGTTCTCGTCACAAAATTCAATCTAACATACTTAAAAACAAACTAATTAATCTGGATA AATGTCAACCGTGTGCGTATGACATAATCAAGAGAATGATCAAAGAAAAGCCGGAAGATCGAATCAATTCGTCAGATGTCGTTGAACTACTCTCTGAAAAG ATTGTGAGGCAACTGcagtttttgaaaatatgttCGAGTGATACCTATCCTGGTTTGCAGGATGTTGAATCCTTACTGGAAAAGGGTGTAGATGTCAACTTTGTCAAGTGTCCACAAGGATGGACTCCACTTCTAATgttggcagaaaaaaaaaaggatggcgataacaatttatttgaaatagtgCGACACTTCCTTAAGAATGGCGTCAACCTTAGCCACACTTTGTTCCAATCTAGATTAAATGTCTTGCATTTATTCTGTCAGAAGTATCAAGAGgacaatttaattgaaatcattcaacttttaattcaacatgggatcgacgtcaattgcaaGAACAACGATAGATCGAATGCTCTTCTTATCTTATGTCGTCattatcaaaaggaaaatttaattgaaatcattcaacttttaattcaacacggaatcgacgtcaattgcaaaACCAACGCCGGATCGAATGCAGTCACTTTATTAAGTGAAttttatcaaaaagaaaatttaattgaaatcattcaacttttaattcaacacggaatcgacgtcaatgGCAAGGACAGACACGGACGGAACGCTCTTTTTCCCTTGTATCATGGTAGATTTtaccaaaaggaaaatttggttgaaatcattcattttttgatcaagcatggaatcgatgtcaattgCCAAGACAACCACGGAAATGATGTCCTtacatgtttcttttcttttttacccaaaaatttaaatgagatAACTCGACTTTTTATCGAACACGGATATGACCCCAAGGCCCACAGTATCCCAAATATTTTCACATCCTTTGAATTACCTCAAGCACGCCATCAAGATCACAATCTAATTGAAATTGTACAACTTTTGGTTGAACACGGTTGTGAAGTCCATAATTTAAAAGGCTCGTCAGGATGTAATGCCTTTCAGacgatttttcgtttttatcaaAAAGGAAACATAATTGGAATAATtcgacttttaattcaacgcGGGATCGATGTCAATTGGAAGAACAATTGGGGACACAATGCCCTTTACCATTTGTTTCGAtattataaagaagaaaatattgttGAAATAGTTCAACTTCTGATTCAACAAGGAATACAAGTGAATTACAAAGACCGAAACATGAATAATGCTTTACATTATTTATGCACATTTTATCAAGAAGACAATTTAATTGACTTAATACGACTTTTGATTCGACACggaatcgatgtcaattgCAAAGGTTTGTTTGGAAGAAGAGCCCTTTATATCTTGTGCAAACACTAccacaaagaaaatttagttgatattgttcaaatttttcttcagcATGAAATTGAAGTCAATAGTGAAGACGACTGGGAAAGAAATGAGGCATTTAATTGCTTGGGGCATCATAGTAAGAGAAATTACATCAGAgacttcaaaaattgcatgCATTCCTTGTGCCAAAGTGATCAAAAAGaacatttaaatgaaattattcggCCACATATTGAATGTTGTTGCGATGTGACGCCATATACGTTAACGTTAACTTACATCGCATACAAAGAGGGAAAAGTAAAACGACACGAAAATCTGAAATGCAACACAAATTATCgtagcattaaaaaaaattggatccAAATTATGACACAAGGATATTATTAA
- the LOC124318087 gene encoding serine/threonine-protein kinase Chk1-like, producing the protein MSEEVRNLDLDNKLGEGRYGIVCKGIWREKSVAVKRIQLIHIASNTQGEEALQGLDHSNVIKLFHAESDANFRYYYLELCNASLEKLFLKDGHKNKYRGPMPPSLTALYQLAVGLEYIHKMGLVHRDLKPENVLIWQDPKKETFY; encoded by the exons ATGTCAGAAGAAGTGAGGAATTTGGATCTCGACAACAAGTTGGGTGAAGGACGCTATGGTATCGTATGTAAAGGTATATGGCGTGAAAAATCGGTGGCCGTCAAGcgaattcaattaattcataTCGCAAGCAACACACAAGGAGAAGAAGCGTTGCAGGGACTTGATCACTCGAATGTAATCAAATTGTTTCACGCCGAGAGTGACGCAAATTTCAg ATATTATTATCTTGAATTGTGCAACGCttctttggaaaaattatttttgaaagacgGGCACAAGAATAAATACCGTGGGCCGATGCCCCCATCGCTAACGGCCCTTTATCAATTAGCTGTCGGACTGGAATATATTCACAAAATGGGACTGGTGCATCGCGACCTCAAACCTGAAAACGTCCTCATCTGGCAAGATCCCAAAAAGGAAACGTTTTATTGA